Within Chlamydia pneumoniae TW-183, the genomic segment AGAGACCTCAGGATACTTTTCATTTCCAAGAAAGACACAGTGTTCTGTGAAGTGCGCCATCCCAGGATACTCTTCAGGATCGGCATTATTTCCTGTTTTCACAAGGAGTGCTGCTCCCGAAGTAGGAAGATTAGGGTCGGAAATAATAAGAAGAGGGAGCCCGTTACTACAAATAATCTTTTCAATTTTCTGGTCCGCAGCGGCAGGAGTGGAAACTTGTAAAGGGCACTGATTGGGGACGACTTTGAACTGCTGTTCACACGATGTTATGGATAGGGAAGTGCAAATTAAAATAGGACATAAAAGTTTCCAAAACATCTTACAATTCCTCGTATAGATTTTTTACAATAGAAAATACTTTTTCTGCTCTTAATGTTCTTTGGGCGTGTTTATCGCAATGAATAAGTTCCTCTTTTGAACATAATGCATCAAAAAATAGTTCTGCTCCGAAGTTGAAGAAAACAGGAGCAAAGAAAATGGCTCGCTGCTCCCCAATTGCATTCTCTATTTTCGGAGGAGGGGGGAGAATGTCATAGGTTTTTAAAGCAAAGGGATAAAAATGTGTCGTTTGATTAGAAGCCTTAGCTAATAAACGAAACACTTCAATGCTTTCTGGAGAGAATTCTGAAGGATATAATCTTCCTTCCGCATTTTTTCTGTCACGACCTCCTGCAGGGGCTACGTAAATAAATTTGCCTCCTTCATTTAACAAGGTCTTTAATATTTGCATGCTTTTCTGATTATGAAGAAGCTTTTCTTCCCGGAGTTCTGGTGGAGTGGCAATATGACGCTTAGAATAAATACATAATAAATCACATCCCATGCTAAATGGTCGTGCTAGGGGATCAGAAGTGACTCGGTCTCCAGCTACAAAAATCATGTTCTCCATTAACTCAGGATGCGTCTTGCCTAAGGCATAATACATGAGTTGTGGATCGCATTCTGTCTGGTGATTTGCAAGGAGAACAACATTATCTCCCCTAGCAATGTATTCTTCTATTTCCTTAAGGCGGTGTAGGTTTAAAATTCGAGAGTTTTTATCGTCAATGACTAGAGAAAAAAAATCTATACTCAAACGAAATAGATCTATAGGAGCTCGAATTTTTTTATGATACGGAGGGAAAATGAAAGGGTTTTTCAAGTCCTCGATGATAACCTTGACCCATTGTAAACATAGCACCTCAGCTTGATCAGCTGCAGCTTTTTTTGTAGCTGCATCGATGTAATTCTGATGAAAAACAGAAAATTTCTGATATAAAGGCTCTGGGAGATACTGGTTATCAAAAGCATAGCGTAAATACCTAGAAAACTGCATGTATATTGCCCTATAAATCTATACTTTCCCCTGTAATGAGAGAGAAGAATTGGTAGTGGTTTAAATGAACCGAGTCCGATGTATTGATCTGAAGTTTAGCTTTTAATTGCTTAGCCAAATTGATCATTTCATTGTCATCGTTTTCTTGTTTCATATAGCTTGCAATTTCTGGATGCACAACAAGACAAAGATGAGAGTGTTCTTTGTGATTAATAACCTTTTTCAAATCCCTCTCAATCTCGATGACCACACTTTCAGGTGTTTTAATAATGGCGTTGCCGCTGCAGTAGGGACATAGAGTGAATAATGTCTGCATTAGAGATTCCCGATTTCTCTGTCTGGTCATCTCAACAAGACCAAATTCACTCATGCTTAAAATAGTACAGCGAGCAGCATCGTATTTCATATGTTCTTTCAATCGTTCCAAAACACGTCGCTGGTTCTTACGAGATTTCATATCGATAAAGTCAATAATCACTAATCCGCCTACATTACGTAAACGCAACTGTCTGGCAATTTCTTCAGCTGCTTCTAAGTTGATTTGGACCAGAGTTTCTTCAACTCCACTTTCTAACTGTGTGCTTCTTCCCGAATTTACGTCGATAGTGTGCATGGCTTCTGTTTTGTCAAAAAACAAATAACCACCGCTGGACAGCCAAATTTTTCTTCTTGTCGCCTTATCAATTTCTTTCTCTATATTGAAACGCTCAAACATCGGAATAGAATCCCGATAATACTCTATCTTGATGGAAGCATCCGGAGAGTATTTTTTTAACATATGTTTGCACTTTTGATACGTAGCATAATCATCAATAAGGAGTCGCTTGTAGTTCTTATCGATACAAGTAATCACAGCTTTTTTTAGTATGTCCGTCTCAGAATAAAGCAAGCAGGGTTGCTCTGTGGAATAGAATTTTTCTAAAATTGTTTTCCAAGTGAGTAACAAGTCGTGGGCCTCATTAATGAGAGCTTCAGTAGAGGCTGTAGTGCTCGCTGTACGGCAAATCAAACCCATGTCTTGAGGCATTTCAAAAGAACGAATGAGCTGTTTTAACTGCTCTCTCATATGGGGATCTTCAATTTTTCGAGAAACACCTCGGTGAGGTGAGTTTGGTAAAAGTACCAAATAACGTCCCGGAATGGAGATGTTAGAAGTTAAGCGAGCTCCCTTACTTCCAATAGGCTCTTTGACTACCTGAACGAGAACGGGGCTGTCTAATTTGAGAAATTCTTCAATGGGAGCTTCCTCAGAAGAAAGAAGAGGAGCTTCAGAAGCTTCTTCGGGAAGAGCATCTACATCCATATCGAACATCTGTTCAAACTTCTTCGAATTCTCTAAAATATCAGAGATATGAATGAAACCATTCTCTCTCTCATCAATATTAATAAACGCAGATTGGATATTTCTCAGAATGTTGGTAACACGACCTCGATAAATATTGCCTTTGAGCTGACGAACTTTCTTTCTCTCTATAGTTAGATCAAAAAGTTGACCATTTTTCAGATGGGCATAGCGAATTTCTTTCGATTCTATGTTGAGTAAAATTTCATTTTCCATGACTTTCCTTGTGCCTATACCATATCCTTGAGCTTACTTATTCTGTTTGGGAAAAGAGTGGTTTCTAGACGTCGAAACTTAAATT encodes:
- a CDS encoding Rne/Rng family ribonuclease; translated protein: MENEILLNIESKEIRYAHLKNGQLFDLTIERKKVRQLKGNIYRGRVTNILRNIQSAFINIDERENGFIHISDILENSKKFEQMFDMDVDALPEEASEAPLLSSEEAPIEEFLKLDSPVLVQVVKEPIGSKGARLTSNISIPGRYLVLLPNSPHRGVSRKIEDPHMREQLKQLIRSFEMPQDMGLICRTASTTASTEALINEAHDLLLTWKTILEKFYSTEQPCLLYSETDILKKAVITCIDKNYKRLLIDDYATYQKCKHMLKKYSPDASIKIEYYRDSIPMFERFNIEKEIDKATRRKIWLSSGGYLFFDKTEAMHTIDVNSGRSTQLESGVEETLVQINLEAAEEIARQLRLRNVGGLVIIDFIDMKSRKNQRRVLERLKEHMKYDAARCTILSMSEFGLVEMTRQRNRESLMQTLFTLCPYCSGNAIIKTPESVVIEIERDLKKVINHKEHSHLCLVVHPEIASYMKQENDDNEMINLAKQLKAKLQINTSDSVHLNHYQFFSLITGESIDL
- a CDS encoding 1-acyl-sn-glycerol-3-phosphate acyltransferase, with protein sequence MQFSRYLRYAFDNQYLPEPLYQKFSVFHQNYIDAATKKAAADQAEVLCLQWVKVIIEDLKNPFIFPPYHKKIRAPIDLFRLSIDFFSLVIDDKNSRILNLHRLKEIEEYIARGDNVVLLANHQTECDPQLMYYALGKTHPELMENMIFVAGDRVTSDPLARPFSMGCDLLCIYSKRHIATPPELREEKLLHNQKSMQILKTLLNEGGKFIYVAPAGGRDRKNAEGRLYPSEFSPESIEVFRLLAKASNQTTHFYPFALKTYDILPPPPKIENAIGEQRAIFFAPVFFNFGAELFFDALCSKEELIHCDKHAQRTLRAEKVFSIVKNLYEEL